CACCGAGGTCAAGGCCGCGAACTTCACCAAGGCCTGGAACTGGGCTGCCTACTCGCCGAACGGCGCGCAGAACTCCAGCTTCTTCTCCGACATCGCCGGCTTCGAGGACGTCCAGTCCGAGGACCCGGACGGCGAGGGCCCGAAGCCGGCCCCGGAGCCGAAGGCCAAGGAGCTGTCCGGCCTGAAGGTCGTCGACGACTACACCTTCCAGGTCACCCTCGGCGCTCCGACCGCGGTGTTCCCGACCAAGCTCGGCTACAGCGCGTTCGTGCCGCTGCCGGACGTGTTCTTCACCCAGAAGCCGGACGAGTTCGGCCGCAAGCCGATCGGTAACGGCCCGGTGAAGTTCGTGTCGTGGGAAGACGACGTCTCGATCAAGCTGACGCGCTTCGACGACTACACCCTGCGCGACAAGATGAAGATCAAGGACGTCGACGTCAAGCTGTACCAGCAGGACACGGCGGCCTACAACGACCTGCTCGCGGGCAACCTCGACTTCCAGCAGCAGGTTCCGCAGTCGGCGCTCGCCGGCGACAAGTGGAAGACCGACCTGGGTGACAAGGCCATCCAGTCCGTCACCCCGTCCACCGGCATCATCGCCTTCCCGATCTACGACGCGCGCTTCAAGAACCCGAAGCTGCGCAAGGCGGTCTCGCTGGCGATCAACCGGCAGGAGATCACCGAGAAGATCTTCTTCGGCAACCGCACTCCGGCCGACAGCTGGGCCAACCCGCTGACCCCGGGCGCCAAGGAGAAGAACTGCACCGCCTGCGCCTACAACCCGGACGAGGCCAAGCGGCTCCTGGCCGAGGCCGGCGGCTTCCAGGGCGAGATGGTCTTCTACTACAACGCGGACGCCAGCCACAAGGAGTGGATGGAGGCCGTCGCGCAGAGCGTGAAGAACGTCCTGCAGATCAACGCTCGCGCCGAGGGTGTTCCGACCTTCGCGGTCTTCCGTGAGCAGATCAACGCCCACAAGATGAAGGGCCCGTACCGCGCCGGTTGGCAGCAGGACTACCCGGACGTGGAGAACTGGGTCAACCCGCTCTACGTGACCGGTGGTTCCTCGAACGACGGCCAGTACAGCAACCCGGAGGTCGACGCGCTGGCCAAGGAGGCGAGCGGCGCTCCGAGCCTGGAGGCCTCGCACGCCAAGTTCGCCGAGGCTGTTGCCAAGATCGACCAGGACGTTCCGTCCATCCCGGTCTACTTCCAGGGCCAGCAGTCGGGCCACTCGGACAAGATCAAGAAGGTGGAGCTGACCAACGTCGGCGAGATCGACATCACCTCCGTCGAGCTCTGATCCGAACGGTCACGGTCTGACCCAGGTCGGGCTCACCTACAAGGTGAGCCCGACCTGGGGCCGTTCCGCGAGGGGTGCAAAATACCCCTCGACACGTCGTCACGCGTGTCGGTCGCCGACGCGCCCCCTGTCTGGAGGACCACCCCATGGGCCGTTATCTGTTGAGACGGCTGCTCCAACTCGTCCCGGTCTTCATCGGAACGACCTTCCTGATCTACTGGCTGGTCTGGTCGGTGCCCGGCGACCCCTTCGCCGGCAAGTGCGGCGAACGCCCGTGCCCGCCCGGATTCGTCGCGATGATGACCGAGAAGTTCCAGCTGGACCAGCCCCTCATCGTGCAGTACGCCAACTACATGAAGAACCTCTTCCAGGGTGACTTCGGTACCACCTTCGGCGGCCGCTCGATCAACGACATCATCGCCACGGCGTACCCGAACACGCTGAAGCTGGCCCTGGTGGCCCTGGCGATCGAGGCGATCATCGGTCTCACCGCCGGTGTCGTGACGGGCCTGCGGCGTAACGGCTTCCTGGACAACCTGGTCCTGGTCTCCACGCTCTTCCTCATCGCGCTTCCGATCTTCGTGATCGGTTTCGTGCTCCAGTGGGTGCTCGGTGTGCAGTGGCACATCGTCGAGCCCACCGTCTCGAACGAGATGCGGATCTCCGAGCTGATCGTCCCCGGCTTCGTGCTGGGTAGCGCCTCCATGGCGTACATCGCCCGGGTCGCCCGGACGAGCATCGCCGAGAACCGCCGCTCCGACTACGTGCGTACGGCGATCGCCAAGGGCCTGCCGATGCGCCGCGTGGTGGGCGTGCACCTGCTCCGCAACTCGCTGATCCCGGTGGTCACGCTGCTCGGCACCGACCTGGGTGCCCTGATGGGCGGCGCCATCGTCACCGAGGGCATCTTCCAGATCAACGGCATCGGTCGCGTCGTGTACCGGTCGATCGTCACCAAGGAGAGCGCCACCGTGGTCTCCATCGTGGTGATCCTGGTGCTCGTCTATCTCCTGATGAACCTGCTGGTGGACCTGCTGTACGCCGCCCTGGACCCGAGGATCCGCTATGAGTGAGCGCCGCGAACGAATCATCAACGCAGCGTGCCGGGCCACTCAGGCCGGCACCGAGCGGGGAGAGGTGACGGCATGAGTGACCCGAGCACCGCGTCGATCGTCTCGACACCACCGGCGCACCAGCCGACCGAGATCGGCGGCCCGACCAACGCCGGCCTGCCGGACAACGCCCGCCGGGAGAAGCCCCGCGGCCTGCTCGGCGACGCGTGGCGGGACCTGCGGCGCAAGCCGCTCTTCTGGATCTCCGCGACCTTCATCGTGA
This genomic stretch from Micromonospora krabiensis harbors:
- a CDS encoding peptide ABC transporter substrate-binding protein — its product is MRVSKRTGSAIALGAAVALIASGCSGSDNGGDASNSADGAIVIDGTQPEVPLVPANTTETGGGAIIDYLWTGLVEYPNNGGAPQNAVAESITTTDSKVYEIKIKKGLKFHDGTEVKAANFTKAWNWAAYSPNGAQNSSFFSDIAGFEDVQSEDPDGEGPKPAPEPKAKELSGLKVVDDYTFQVTLGAPTAVFPTKLGYSAFVPLPDVFFTQKPDEFGRKPIGNGPVKFVSWEDDVSIKLTRFDDYTLRDKMKIKDVDVKLYQQDTAAYNDLLAGNLDFQQQVPQSALAGDKWKTDLGDKAIQSVTPSTGIIAFPIYDARFKNPKLRKAVSLAINRQEITEKIFFGNRTPADSWANPLTPGAKEKNCTACAYNPDEAKRLLAEAGGFQGEMVFYYNADASHKEWMEAVAQSVKNVLQINARAEGVPTFAVFREQINAHKMKGPYRAGWQQDYPDVENWVNPLYVTGGSSNDGQYSNPEVDALAKEASGAPSLEASHAKFAEAVAKIDQDVPSIPVYFQGQQSGHSDKIKKVELTNVGEIDITSVEL
- a CDS encoding ABC transporter permease — translated: MGRYLLRRLLQLVPVFIGTTFLIYWLVWSVPGDPFAGKCGERPCPPGFVAMMTEKFQLDQPLIVQYANYMKNLFQGDFGTTFGGRSINDIIATAYPNTLKLALVALAIEAIIGLTAGVVTGLRRNGFLDNLVLVSTLFLIALPIFVIGFVLQWVLGVQWHIVEPTVSNEMRISELIVPGFVLGSASMAYIARVARTSIAENRRSDYVRTAIAKGLPMRRVVGVHLLRNSLIPVVTLLGTDLGALMGGAIVTEGIFQINGIGRVVYRSIVTKESATVVSIVVILVLVYLLMNLLVDLLYAALDPRIRYE